A window from Shewanella livingstonensis encodes these proteins:
- the blaDIM gene encoding DIM/SIM/IMP family subclass B1 metallo-beta-lactamase, protein MINRNLHRLWRTICLATFMLSLPSYSHEVEPTSTTIQSVTSSLEGQLSISKLADGVYLHHSYKNVSNFGLVEANGLVVIKDKQAFIIDTPWTDNDTQKLVDWITQQGFIPVASISTHSHQDRAGGIGYLNRQGITTTVSETTQQILTENDKTTAKSTFTGMQYIMKTDLVEVYDLGAGHTKDNLVVWLPTQQILFGGCLIKSLNSSTLGYTGEADLQQWPLTIAKVQAQFPQVKIVVPGHGQVGDKALLEHTIELLIPKNETVNSSS, encoded by the coding sequence ATGATTAACCGTAATCTACACCGCTTATGGCGCACTATATGCTTAGCGACCTTTATGCTCAGCTTACCTAGCTATAGTCATGAAGTAGAGCCCACATCGACAACAATCCAATCAGTAACATCCAGCCTTGAAGGCCAATTAAGTATTTCCAAGCTTGCCGATGGCGTGTACTTACATCACTCCTATAAAAATGTCAGTAATTTCGGTTTAGTCGAAGCCAACGGCCTTGTAGTGATTAAGGATAAACAAGCATTTATTATTGATACCCCGTGGACCGACAACGATACCCAAAAATTAGTTGACTGGATAACTCAGCAAGGTTTTATCCCCGTCGCCAGTATTTCAACCCATTCACATCAAGATCGGGCTGGCGGTATCGGTTACCTTAATCGCCAAGGTATTACGACTACAGTGTCCGAAACGACTCAACAAATTTTAACCGAAAATGATAAAACTACCGCTAAAAGTACTTTTACAGGCATGCAATACATTATGAAAACGGATTTAGTCGAAGTGTATGACTTAGGTGCAGGGCATACCAAAGACAACCTAGTGGTATGGCTGCCGACACAGCAAATCTTATTTGGTGGGTGTTTAATAAAATCGCTTAACTCAAGCACATTAGGTTACACAGGTGAAGCGGACTTACAGCAGTGGCCCTTAACTATCGCCAAGGTACAAGCCCAATTTCCTCAAGTAAAAATAGTCGTACCCGGTCATGGACAGGTTGGCGATAAAGCGCTACTTGAGCATACTATCGAGTTACTAATACCAAAAAATGAAACAGTTAATAGCAGCAGTTAG
- a CDS encoding aspartyl/asparaginyl beta-hydroxylase domain-containing protein yields MKLPHEFYQLPYTFDVSQLVKEVEQISESDWVTHHEGFQGNSAIPLISVNGDFNNDFKGPMKPTSALEKSPYIKQILASFGEVLSRSRLMRLAPGAQVPLHSDINYHWYKRVRVHIPITTTEQVQFFCHDKQVHMGAGECWIFDSWKLHKVENNSDQYRVHLVVDLAGSSRFWRTVFQHSRSIADNQSVPLKCQSIDFQTNLAHDITTEQFNAPVIMPAAEIEYLTNELLAEVKHNPENLVADVNAFSLLITDFVADWRMLWLQFECTKAGWPHYHALREQTMIKALQCAKSLQLMHSGSAIKAFEQLVIVACMNIELSDQHQGNNSSAAAPNITTKNTAKGSVKAAVSTNQTPTEAPNTASTNTFSAPQSRNSPCPCGSGERYKACHGKVS; encoded by the coding sequence ATGAAGTTACCCCATGAGTTTTATCAATTACCTTACACCTTTGATGTCAGCCAATTAGTCAAAGAAGTCGAGCAAATTTCCGAGTCCGACTGGGTCACTCATCATGAAGGTTTTCAAGGTAATTCAGCTATTCCATTAATTTCAGTTAACGGCGATTTTAATAATGACTTTAAAGGACCAATGAAGCCCACATCGGCGTTAGAGAAAAGTCCTTATATCAAACAAATATTAGCCTCATTTGGCGAAGTACTTAGTCGTTCACGATTAATGCGTTTAGCCCCTGGTGCACAAGTCCCTTTGCATTCAGACATTAATTACCATTGGTATAAACGCGTGCGGGTACATATTCCGATCACCACCACTGAACAAGTGCAGTTTTTTTGCCACGACAAACAAGTTCATATGGGCGCGGGTGAATGTTGGATTTTCGACTCATGGAAGCTACACAAAGTAGAAAACAACAGCGACCAATATCGAGTGCATTTAGTGGTAGACCTTGCGGGTTCTAGCCGATTTTGGCGCACTGTTTTTCAACACTCTCGCTCAATAGCGGACAATCAGTCAGTACCATTAAAATGCCAATCTATCGACTTTCAAACCAATTTAGCTCACGACATTACCACCGAGCAATTTAATGCCCCGGTGATCATGCCTGCAGCAGAGATTGAATATTTAACCAATGAGCTGTTAGCTGAAGTAAAACACAACCCCGAAAATCTAGTTGCTGATGTGAATGCATTTTCGTTATTAATAACAGACTTTGTTGCCGATTGGCGGATGTTATGGCTGCAATTTGAATGCACTAAAGCGGGCTGGCCGCATTATCATGCACTGCGAGAGCAAACCATGATCAAAGCATTACAGTGCGCTAAATCGTTACAGTTAATGCATTCAGGATCGGCGATAAAAGCCTTTGAACAATTAGTGATTGTCGCCTGTATGAATATCGAACTAAGTGATCAACACCAAGGTAACAATAGTTCAGCAGCAGCGCCTAACATAACGACTAAAAATACAGCTAAAGGTTCAGTAAAAGCTGCGGTAAGCACAAATCAAACACCTACTGAAGCGCCGAACACAGCAAGTACGAATACTTTTTCAGCACCACAGTCGCGTAACAGCCCTTGCCCGTGCGGCAGCGGCGAACGCTATAAAGCCTGTCACGGTAAAGTCAGCTAG
- a CDS encoding cobalamin-binding protein, whose product MIPAAEQTASDYLQDKPPAKRIIALSPHGVEMLFAIGAGESIVATTDYADYPAAAKNIPSIGGYYGVQIERVIELNPDLIVVWQSGNKIEDINQLRDLGFKLFNSDPKSLADVATDIELLGKLTGHLAKAKQVADDYRQQLADITLQNQMKPAVKVFYQLWSTPLMTVAKGSWIQNLIEVCHGENVFYDAASEYPQISIENVLLTGAEVILQSQDEGNILGINWADWPELPAVKNHHIYQFDADLLHRATPRAILGVNAVCEALDKVRN is encoded by the coding sequence ATTATACCCGCGGCTGAACAGACTGCTTCAGATTATTTACAAGATAAGCCACCAGCTAAGCGAATTATCGCCTTGTCACCCCATGGGGTTGAAATGCTGTTTGCTATTGGGGCAGGCGAGTCAATTGTGGCAACCACTGATTATGCTGACTATCCCGCAGCGGCTAAAAATATCCCCAGTATTGGTGGTTATTATGGTGTTCAGATAGAGCGAGTGATTGAGCTAAATCCAGATTTAATTGTGGTATGGCAAAGCGGTAATAAAATAGAGGACATTAATCAGTTACGCGATTTAGGCTTTAAGCTATTTAATAGCGACCCTAAAAGCTTAGCTGATGTCGCCACTGATATTGAACTGTTGGGTAAACTCACCGGACATTTGGCTAAAGCCAAGCAAGTGGCAGATGACTATCGTCAGCAGTTGGCTGATATTACGTTGCAAAACCAGATGAAGCCTGCGGTAAAAGTGTTTTATCAATTATGGTCAACACCGTTGATGACAGTTGCTAAAGGTAGTTGGATCCAAAATCTTATTGAAGTGTGTCATGGTGAAAATGTGTTTTATGATGCTGCCAGCGAATACCCACAAATTAGCATCGAAAATGTGTTACTAACTGGCGCTGAAGTGATTTTACAAAGCCAAGATGAAGGCAATATTCTTGGTATCAATTGGGCCGATTGGCCTGAGCTGCCCGCGGTGAAAAACCACCATATATATCAGTTTGATGCAGATTTACTGCACCGTGCAACCCCAAGAGCTATTTTAGGTGTTAATGCCGTTTGTGAGGCGTTGGATAAAGTAAGAAATTAA
- a CDS encoding VOC family protein, with translation MFSHVMIGVNNIETSKKFYDAILAELGHAPGQIDPKGRCIYMTPTGIFLLTKPINGEPACHGNGTTIGFAAETPALADAWHAAGLINGGTACEDAPGVRPGPAFDLYLAYLRDPDGNKICALHRVTK, from the coding sequence ATGTTTAGTCACGTTATGATTGGTGTCAATAACATCGAAACGTCAAAGAAGTTCTACGATGCTATTTTAGCTGAATTAGGCCATGCACCAGGACAAATTGATCCAAAAGGTCGTTGTATTTACATGACGCCAACGGGTATTTTCTTACTCACTAAACCCATTAATGGTGAGCCTGCATGCCATGGTAATGGTACAACGATTGGTTTTGCTGCAGAAACCCCAGCATTAGCAGATGCATGGCATGCTGCAGGTTTAATCAATGGCGGCACAGCGTGTGAAGATGCACCAGGCGTGCGACCTGGACCAGCATTTGACTTATACCTAGCTTATTTACGTGATCCAGATGGTAACAAGATTTGTGCTTTGCACAGAGTGACAAAGTAA
- a CDS encoding sulfotransferase family protein, whose amino-acid sequence MHLFDRPIIILSAPRSGSTLLFEVLSKSQSIFTIGGESHALIETIPKLNIAYRKFSSNALTEQDIDDDLRQQLLQRFSDALQDSQGNQPDKNSDTSIRFLEKTPKNSLRVDFFNALFPDALFIYLVREPKENISSIMQAWRSNKFVTYPNLPGWDKRNWSLLLPEKWQQLNQQSLQSIAAFQWQEANDAIINSLQKIDPSRWCMLSYDQLITQPEQTVKKLCQFTATEFDSALAQLCSQPLPHSRYTISTPKADKWLENYHDIAQIWPSIAATLNKVNHHLHQHGQPLFATQWQHHDIAEPATSLITPQATALTKPLTKDAIYNNVPRNSPCPCGSGKRFKQCHGALS is encoded by the coding sequence ATGCACCTATTTGATCGGCCCATTATTATTTTATCCGCGCCCCGCTCAGGCAGTACTCTGTTGTTCGAGGTGTTATCAAAAAGTCAGTCCATATTCACTATTGGCGGAGAAAGCCACGCGCTAATTGAAACCATTCCTAAACTGAATATTGCCTACCGTAAATTTAGCTCTAATGCTTTAACCGAGCAGGATATTGATGATGATTTACGTCAGCAGTTATTGCAACGTTTTAGCGATGCGCTGCAAGATAGCCAAGGTAATCAGCCCGATAAAAATAGCGACACGAGTATCCGTTTTTTAGAGAAAACCCCCAAGAATAGCTTACGAGTCGATTTTTTTAATGCGCTGTTTCCCGACGCGTTATTTATCTACCTCGTCAGAGAACCAAAAGAAAATATCAGTAGTATTATGCAGGCTTGGCGGTCGAATAAGTTTGTCACTTACCCTAACTTACCAGGGTGGGATAAACGCAACTGGTCACTGTTATTGCCTGAAAAATGGCAACAGTTAAATCAGCAATCATTGCAATCTATAGCAGCATTTCAATGGCAAGAGGCTAATGACGCGATAATTAATTCATTACAAAAAATCGACCCTTCTCGCTGGTGTATGTTGTCTTATGATCAGTTAATTACCCAACCTGAGCAAACAGTTAAAAAACTATGCCAATTTACCGCTACCGAGTTTGACTCAGCATTGGCACAATTATGTAGCCAACCATTGCCGCATTCTCGTTACACCATCTCAACACCCAAAGCCGATAAATGGCTCGAAAACTATCATGATATCGCACAAATTTGGCCTAGCATTGCCGCTACACTTAACAAAGTAAATCACCATTTACATCAACACGGTCAGCCATTATTTGCCACACAATGGCAGCACCATGATATTGCCGAGCCAGCAACATCATTAATCACACCACAGGCCACAGCATTAACAAAGCCATTAACAAAAGATGCTATCTATAATAATGTGCCGCGTAACAGTCCCTGCCCTTGTGGATCAGGTAAACGATTTAAACAATGCCATGGTGCGTTAAGCTAA
- a CDS encoding tetratricopeptide repeat-containing sulfotransferase family protein yields the protein MSIIDQYLSQAESLFQSKNYSSARMYARKVVKRDDKHVGALALLGHIHLQQQQYAEAERCFSSAAAVNPEVISVLMGLLTIAEVKQDFFLSKTYLKQLIKLQSLVGRYRYKLGLVATKVGDMALAEQCFQWCLEHDYAEPEVQLNLGHIYKAKGETERAADFYQQYIQLSPKQVGVGYWSLADLKQYRFSATDLGLLQDFTLDESLSKQNQALVYFALCKAYEQTQQIDKACESMLLANEIMAVHRPFKQPLFAQIVLSLLGHTPSPHIDSLPTSSQTPVFIVGMPRSGTTLVEQILACHTEVGATDELPFMERFALQMDMAGGYQSRLSQLSTNEIIQFRQRYLAEVNHYFTDSPTYVIDKNPNNFLHIGLIKTLFPHAKIINVVRNTVDNGLSVFKQFFSFGHDYSYSFAGINSYWQHYLDIMAHWDTLYPNEILHVCFEQLVREPESQIQRMLDYCELTTQPQCFTFYESDRAVLTPSASQVRQPMNPKAIGQADKYQPFITGEIAELDAIAKKASQQFFG from the coding sequence TTGAGTATTATTGACCAATATTTGAGCCAAGCGGAATCGCTGTTTCAATCTAAAAATTATTCATCAGCCAGAATGTATGCACGTAAAGTGGTTAAGCGTGATGATAAACATGTCGGTGCCCTAGCTTTATTAGGCCATATTCATTTACAGCAGCAACAATATGCTGAAGCCGAACGCTGCTTTTCAAGTGCGGCCGCGGTTAATCCTGAGGTGATATCAGTATTAATGGGTTTACTGACTATTGCGGAGGTGAAACAAGACTTTTTCTTGTCGAAAACTTATTTAAAACAGTTGATTAAGCTGCAGTCGTTAGTTGGGAGATATCGTTATAAATTGGGGTTAGTCGCGACTAAAGTGGGCGATATGGCGTTAGCTGAGCAATGTTTTCAATGGTGCTTAGAACATGATTATGCAGAACCTGAAGTGCAGCTTAATTTAGGGCACATTTATAAAGCTAAAGGGGAGACTGAACGTGCAGCTGATTTTTATCAGCAGTATATTCAATTAAGCCCAAAACAAGTTGGCGTGGGTTACTGGAGCTTAGCCGATTTAAAACAATATCGATTTAGCGCTACGGATTTAGGATTACTACAAGATTTTACATTGGATGAGTCGCTGAGTAAGCAAAATCAGGCATTAGTTTATTTCGCCTTGTGTAAAGCCTATGAGCAAACTCAGCAAATCGATAAAGCATGTGAATCGATGTTATTGGCCAATGAGATTATGGCGGTTCACCGACCGTTTAAGCAGCCTTTATTTGCCCAAATTGTGTTGTCTTTGCTTGGACATACGCCGTCGCCGCATATTGATAGTTTGCCAACATCGAGTCAAACACCAGTGTTTATTGTTGGCATGCCGCGCTCTGGTACTACATTAGTTGAACAGATTTTAGCGTGTCACACCGAAGTTGGTGCTACCGATGAGTTACCGTTTATGGAGCGATTTGCGCTGCAAATGGACATGGCTGGCGGTTATCAATCGCGATTAAGCCAACTTTCTACTAATGAAATTATCCAATTCCGCCAACGTTATTTAGCCGAGGTGAATCACTATTTTACCGATTCACCAACTTATGTGATTGATAAAAATCCGAATAACTTTTTACATATTGGATTAATTAAAACCTTATTTCCTCACGCTAAAATTATTAATGTGGTGCGTAACACGGTCGACAATGGTTTGAGTGTGTTTAAGCAGTTTTTTAGTTTCGGTCACGATTATTCGTATTCGTTTGCAGGTATTAATAGTTATTGGCAACATTATTTAGACATTATGGCCCATTGGGACACACTGTATCCGAACGAGATTTTACATGTGTGTTTTGAACAACTGGTGCGAGAACCAGAGTCGCAAATTCAACGTATGCTGGACTATTGCGAGTTAACTACGCAGCCACAATGCTTTACTTTTTATGAGTCAGATCGTGCAGTATTAACACCAAGTGCGAGTCAGGTTAGGCAACCAATGAACCCTAAGGCTATTGGTCAGGCTGATAAGTATCAACCCTTTATTACTGGGGAAATTGCCGAGCTGGATGCGATAGCAAAAAAAGCCTCGCAGCAATTTTTTGGTTAA
- a CDS encoding hydrolase → MITAEQSVLMIVDVQGKLAQVMQQSAQLHQKLAVLIQGAQLFDIPIIWLEQLPDKLGHTSDELVPLLSQTTQPIAKEHFSGWHCDEVKQQLTTLKRNNVILAGIETHVCVYQTCKDLLANDYQVHLVADAVSSRGTDNKVLGVQMMLNDGAQLTNVESLLFELQHVAQGDRFKALLKLIK, encoded by the coding sequence ATGATAACAGCAGAACAAAGTGTATTAATGATTGTCGACGTACAAGGCAAGCTTGCTCAAGTTATGCAGCAATCAGCCCAATTACACCAAAAGCTTGCGGTATTAATTCAAGGGGCACAGCTATTTGACATCCCGATTATTTGGTTAGAACAATTACCCGACAAATTAGGCCACACCAGCGATGAACTCGTACCATTGTTGTCGCAAACCACTCAGCCGATTGCTAAAGAGCACTTTAGTGGCTGGCATTGTGACGAAGTAAAACAACAGCTCACAACATTAAAGCGCAATAATGTCATTTTAGCGGGTATTGAAACCCATGTTTGCGTTTACCAAACCTGCAAAGACTTATTAGCCAATGACTATCAAGTACATCTTGTTGCCGATGCTGTTTCATCAAGGGGGACAGACAATAAAGTCCTAGGAGTGCAGATGATGCTTAATGATGGTGCCCAACTCACTAATGTAGAATCACTGCTGTTTGAACTGCAACATGTGGCCCAAGGTGATCGTTTTAAAGCCTTACTGAAATTGATAAAGTAG
- a CDS encoding superinfection immunity protein, with product MDFIDKTLASDNYMFMAALVIGGLILWFLPALLSLIFNRKHFKYILLACIPAGLSFIAWGGVMVWATTGKVFGKYANKIKEET from the coding sequence ATGGATTTTATAGATAAAACGTTGGCAAGTGACAATTATATGTTTATGGCGGCGTTAGTGATAGGAGGACTTATTCTTTGGTTTCTCCCTGCACTTCTTTCGTTAATCTTTAATAGAAAACACTTCAAATACATTCTATTGGCTTGTATCCCTGCTGGTCTGTCTTTTATCGCTTGGGGCGGGGTGATGGTGTGGGCCACAACGGGTAAAGTCTTTGGTAAATATGCTAACAAAATCAAAGAAGAAACTTAA
- a CDS encoding RluA family pseudouridine synthase gives MAVNNTCFIPFNDSIADHRLPESFTFPFYYQPHPICLQAAEQLQQELLNPNPWQHNFGLDSKNDRGMVIGKMFGVLVVNNAQGQLGFLAAFSGKLADQNILPPFVPPVFDMLTQDSFFSAENKQINHINQQLNQHQADPLLATLTAQFAEQQQQASTELEQLRKVIVASRIQRKIEREQADTALLQAHISTNEHKTLSIELSRQSVQQKHQLNALKQQWQAQIEVTQSQLGTLQQQIKQLKNQRKQLSNSLQKKLFSQYQFLNTLGEARDLNTIFNDAPNHLPPAGAGECAAPKLLQYAFSHQLTPIAMAEFWWGSSPKSEIKQHQNYYPACHGKCRPILTHMLAGMQVDDDPLLVNPGKDSQIDIIYQDEALVIINKPAELLSVPGKNITDSVFSRMQQLFPDATGPLIVHRLDMSTSGLMVIALTKEANKALQQQFIQRSITKRYIALIEGSPDNNQGDISLPLRVDLDDRPKQLVCYEHGKHAETFWQVYQRQGLRTLVYLYPKTGRTHQLRMHCAHHDGLHMPIVGDDLYGVATNRLHLHAQYLALTHPITGEARVFEVKADFE, from the coding sequence ATGGCTGTTAACAATACGTGTTTTATTCCTTTTAATGACAGTATTGCCGATCACCGCTTGCCAGAGTCGTTTACCTTTCCGTTTTATTATCAACCACATCCAATATGTTTACAGGCCGCAGAGCAGTTACAACAAGAGTTACTTAATCCGAATCCTTGGCAACATAACTTTGGTTTAGACAGCAAAAACGATCGCGGTATGGTGATTGGTAAAATGTTTGGTGTGCTAGTGGTGAACAATGCACAAGGGCAACTTGGTTTTCTCGCCGCATTTTCTGGTAAATTAGCCGATCAAAATATCTTGCCGCCCTTTGTACCGCCAGTGTTTGATATGCTGACTCAAGACAGTTTTTTTAGCGCTGAAAATAAGCAAATCAACCACATAAACCAGCAACTAAACCAACATCAAGCCGACCCTTTATTAGCGACGTTAACCGCCCAATTTGCTGAGCAACAACAGCAAGCGAGTACTGAACTGGAGCAATTACGCAAGGTAATTGTTGCAAGCCGTATACAGCGTAAAATAGAACGAGAGCAAGCCGATACAGCATTATTACAAGCGCATATCAGTACCAATGAGCATAAAACATTGTCGATTGAATTAAGCCGTCAAAGCGTGCAGCAAAAACATCAGCTTAATGCATTAAAGCAGCAATGGCAGGCACAAATAGAGGTAACACAATCACAACTTGGTACTTTGCAACAACAGATTAAACAGTTAAAAAATCAGCGCAAACAGCTGTCAAATAGCTTACAAAAAAAACTCTTTTCCCAATATCAGTTTTTAAATACCTTAGGCGAGGCGAGAGATTTAAACACTATTTTTAACGATGCTCCTAACCATCTACCACCGGCAGGTGCAGGCGAGTGCGCCGCGCCTAAGTTATTACAATACGCCTTTAGCCATCAATTAACGCCTATCGCAATGGCCGAGTTTTGGTGGGGTTCATCACCCAAGTCCGAAATAAAACAACACCAAAATTACTACCCTGCTTGCCATGGAAAATGCCGCCCCATTTTAACCCATATGTTAGCGGGCATGCAGGTTGATGATGACCCTTTACTGGTTAACCCTGGTAAAGACTCACAGATTGATATTATTTATCAAGATGAAGCGCTGGTGATTATTAACAAGCCAGCGGAACTGTTATCGGTGCCGGGCAAAAATATCACCGACAGCGTGTTTAGCCGCATGCAGCAACTGTTCCCAGATGCCACTGGCCCATTAATTGTCCATCGCTTAGATATGTCGACCTCGGGTTTGATGGTGATAGCGTTAACCAAAGAGGCGAACAAAGCCTTACAGCAGCAATTTATTCAACGCAGCATTACTAAGCGTTATATCGCCTTGATAGAAGGCAGCCCAGATAACAATCAAGGCGACATAAGCTTGCCACTTCGGGTCGATTTAGACGATAGGCCAAAACAGCTGGTATGTTATGAACACGGCAAACATGCCGAAACATTTTGGCAAGTATATCAACGACAAGGGCTGCGCACCTTAGTGTATTTATATCCTAAAACCGGACGTACGCATCAGTTACGCATGCATTGTGCCCATCACGATGGCCTGCATATGCCCATTGTGGGCGATGACTTATACGGGGTTGCTACTAACCGTTTGCATTTACACGCCCAATATTTGGCGCTAACGCATCCAATAACAGGTGAAGCTAGGGTATTTGAAGTAAAAGCAGATTTTGAATAG
- a CDS encoding DUF2235 domain-containing protein yields the protein MKKRIVICADGTWNRPEKDLEKDHATNLLKLARSIKPIADDGVPQQVFYDWGIGSYYDSMMGGATGRGLHKNIMDAYRYIVQNYSPGDDIYLFGFSRGAYTVRCLCGLINNCGIVTRPDARLIQQAFDHYKMKTKPFAPEGDRSVAFRQQHSHPSRDVAFVGVWDTVGAMGIPLSFLGMFEDKDEFYDTKLGRNVKVARHALAIDEHRSDFEPTIWQPRTGIDIQQVWFVGAHSNIGGSVAPNSDGSTLSDIALQWMINQAKVFDLTVELHLSDTLLPNPMADIEQSYRSFYRVKKRFIRDLDPEQAPILLHQSVKTRWLNDSNYRPKNLVNYIDNHGWPDKLVQ from the coding sequence ATGAAAAAACGTATTGTTATTTGTGCCGATGGAACCTGGAATCGGCCCGAAAAAGATCTTGAAAAAGATCACGCCACGAACTTGCTTAAGCTTGCACGTTCGATAAAGCCGATTGCAGATGATGGTGTGCCACAACAGGTATTTTACGATTGGGGAATTGGTTCGTACTATGACTCAATGATGGGTGGCGCGACAGGGCGTGGCCTGCATAAAAATATTATGGATGCTTATCGCTATATCGTACAAAACTATTCACCTGGTGATGACATCTATCTATTCGGTTTTAGTCGCGGAGCCTACACCGTGCGTTGTTTGTGTGGCCTTATTAATAACTGCGGTATTGTGACTCGCCCAGATGCCAGGCTTATTCAACAAGCGTTTGACCACTATAAAATGAAAACTAAACCTTTCGCGCCAGAAGGTGATCGCTCGGTGGCATTTCGTCAGCAACATTCGCATCCATCGCGAGATGTGGCATTTGTTGGCGTGTGGGACACGGTAGGCGCAATGGGCATCCCGCTATCTTTTTTAGGCATGTTTGAAGATAAAGACGAATTTTATGACACCAAGCTAGGCCGTAATGTCAAAGTGGCGCGCCATGCTTTAGCCATTGATGAACATCGCAGTGATTTTGAACCGACGATTTGGCAACCTAGAACGGGTATTGATATTCAGCAAGTATGGTTTGTGGGCGCTCACAGTAATATTGGTGGTAGTGTTGCGCCCAATTCAGACGGTAGTACTTTGTCGGATATTGCATTGCAGTGGATGATTAACCAAGCAAAGGTATTTGATTTAACGGTAGAATTACATTTGTCGGATACATTATTGCCTAATCCTATGGCTGATATTGAACAGTCATATCGCAGTTTTTATCGGGTTAAAAAACGCTTTATACGCGATCTAGATCCTGAGCAAGCGCCGATATTATTACATCAATCGGTTAAAACTCGTTGGCTGAATGACAGTAATTATCGACCGAAAAATTTAGTAAATTACATTGATAACCATGGTTGGCCCGATAAACTGGTGCAATAA
- a CDS encoding ABC1 kinase family protein, with amino-acid sequence MKNNEAKVPTSRLSRLSKMGGLASRLAGNVLLEGAKQLSQGKSPSMQQLMMTPSNIGHVADKLSQLRGAAMKVGQMLSMDAGDLVPPELAEILAKLRSGAKAMPHKQLTQLLVEHWGSDWITPFAQFELRPFAAASIGQVHLAYLDTGEKLAIKIQYPGIRDSIDSDIDNVATLLKVSRLIPANVKLDTLLAEAKAQLHNEADYHFEADQIALYQQQLGDDSHFIVPKVYQQLSNNSILTMQFVEGVAIESLVQSPQGVRDQVATSLMGLCFKELFEFKLVQSDPNFANFQYQTDTQKIVLFDFGATRTISDTLSNGYLELMLGAAQQDKTQMALAAKQIGFFQDSIDPAQQQLIIDIFYQACEPLCFDGEYDFGQSNLAKRITQAGKVMSTQQNEWHTPPTDAIFIHRKLAGMYLLAAKLNAKVNVAKLFSVYQTKTHDKPV; translated from the coding sequence ATGAAAAATAATGAAGCCAAAGTGCCAACCAGCCGTTTATCTCGATTATCAAAAATGGGTGGACTGGCTTCACGCTTAGCGGGTAACGTACTGCTTGAAGGCGCAAAACAGTTAAGCCAAGGTAAATCACCCTCAATGCAACAACTGATGATGACACCCTCCAACATTGGCCATGTTGCCGACAAACTTTCACAACTGCGCGGCGCAGCGATGAAAGTAGGCCAGATGTTATCAATGGACGCCGGCGATTTAGTACCTCCCGAGTTAGCGGAAATATTAGCCAAACTGCGTTCAGGCGCTAAAGCCATGCCACATAAACAATTAACTCAGCTATTAGTTGAGCACTGGGGCAGCGATTGGATTACGCCATTTGCTCAATTTGAATTACGCCCTTTTGCCGCAGCCTCTATTGGCCAAGTGCATTTAGCCTATTTAGACACAGGTGAAAAGCTGGCAATTAAGATTCAATATCCCGGTATTAGAGACAGCATCGACAGCGATATCGACAATGTGGCCACCTTATTAAAAGTCTCTCGGCTTATTCCGGCAAATGTTAAACTGGACACCCTATTAGCTGAAGCTAAAGCACAATTGCACAACGAGGCAGACTATCATTTCGAAGCGGATCAAATTGCACTTTATCAACAACAACTGGGCGACGACAGTCATTTTATTGTGCCTAAGGTTTATCAACAACTTAGCAATAACAGTATTTTAACCATGCAGTTTGTTGAAGGCGTGGCTATTGAGTCATTAGTGCAATCACCGCAAGGGGTGCGTGACCAGGTAGCGACCTCGTTAATGGGTTTATGTTTTAAAGAGTTATTTGAGTTTAAATTAGTTCAATCGGATCCCAATTTTGCCAATTTTCAGTATCAAACCGACACTCAAAAAATTGTCTTGTTCGACTTTGGCGCTACCCGAACCATTAGTGATACTTTATCAAATGGCTACCTAGAACTGATGCTCGGGGCTGCACAACAAGACAAAACACAAATGGCATTAGCAGCCAAACAAATTGGTTTTTTTCAAGATTCAATTGATCCTGCCCAGCAGCAATTAATTATTGATATCTTTTATCAAGCTTGCGAACCACTGTGCTTTGATGGCGAATACGATTTTGGCCAAAGTAATTTAGCTAAACGCATTACCCAGGCAGGAAAAGTAATGAGTACTCAACAAAATGAATGGCATACCCCACCTACAGATGCTATTTTTATTCATCGTAAATTAGCAGGTATGTATTTACTGGCGGCAAAACTTAATGCCAAAGTAAACGTAGCAAAATTATTTTCTGTTTATCAAACTAAAACCCATGATAAACCTGTGTAA